The Filimonas lacunae genomic sequence TCGCCTATGATCTTATTGGTGAAATAAGAGTAAAAGCCCGTGATATCGAGGTTAATAGTAGTGCGTTGCAGGCGTATTTTGTGTACGTAGTTAAGATTGCTGTTGTAAGAGCGTTCGGGGCGCAGGGCTTCTGCTATTACTACTTCCCGGGCTCCTGTAAGGGCCGAGTGGTCTTCGGTAAAAAGGTTCACTACGCGAAAGCCTGTGCCAAAGCTGGCGCGTACAGTATGGTTGCTGTTGGGCGACCATTTGTAGGCAACGCGTGGGGAGTGTATATGGCCGTGTACATTGTCGTAATCATAACGGTAGCCAGCCAGCAGGGTGTGGTGCGGGCGAAAGCTCCATTCATCCTGTATAAACACACCCGGTAAAGGTGTTTTCATGGGGTTGTTGCTGCCATTGGCATTGCTGGTGCCGGGTGTGTTATCATCGTAGTAGGTGTAGCGGTAAGTGGCTCCCAAAAGGAAGTTATGAAACAGGCCAAACTGTTTATCCCAATAGGCCTGTGCAAAGGCTACCCTTTGTATGGCATTGTAGGGATGAATACCGTACCAGCTGTTTTGCCTGTGCCAGTTCCAGGATAATTGCAGCATGATCTTTTCTTTTACGGGAAGCTGGTACATGCTGATGAATTCCCAGCGGTTGGTGTTAATGCTTTCACCGTAAACGCTGTCGCTGCCACTCCATTTTTTGCTCCAGTTCATTTGACCACCCCATCTGTCTTCGGTTACGTAGCGTGCTGCTATGCTGGCTTCGCGGTTTTCTTTTCGTTGGAACTTCCATTTATTGAATACTGACAATCGGTTTTGCAGGGTTACATCTGTAAAACCGTCCCCGTTTTTATCCTGCGGGTGCTGGTAGTTGAAGTAGTTAACGCCGGCCAATATGCTGGCTTTAGCAAGCCGGAATTTACTGCCCAGGTCTATATTATGCTCCAGCCAGCTGGTGGTGAAAACATCGGCGCTGATGCGGGGCGCTTTTTCAGGGTTTTTAGTAATGATGTTGATAATGCCGCCCATGGCTTCTGAGCCGTAGAGTGAAGAAGCAGGGCCTTTTACTATCTCTACCCTGTCTACAATACTATTAGGAATGCCACTAAGGCCGTATACGGTAGACAGGCTGCTTACAATGGGCATGCCATCTATCAGTACCATGGTATAGGGGCCTTCCATGCCGTTGATATGTATGTCGCCGGTATTGCACACGTTGCAGTTAAGTTGTGGCTGTACACCATTGATCATGCCTACCGATTCAAACAGGCAGGGAGCTGGGTTTTTGCGAAAGAACTGGTGTGTTACTACTTCTACCGGAATAGGGCTATCGGTGCGGCGGGTAAGCTTCATCGTGCCGGTTACCACCATTTCGTCCAGGTCGGTTTTAGCGGCCAGTGTGTCTGCCTGAGATGGGGCCTGCGATCGGACAAAAGAGGTGATGCACAGCAGTGTAAGGGTGATATATGTATGTTTTGTCATTTTATCTATGTAGTTTATATGGTGAAAATATAAAGTTAGTTGTGTCTAACAAAATTAATTTGTTGATTCTATCTTTTGCGCTGCGTCCTGTTGCCGGGAAGTCGCATTTCGGAAGTAGCAATTGTTTACCTTATTTTTGTGTAATGAACTCACTAACAGAAGAAAATTACCTGAAAGCCTTGTTTTCACTAGCCGATGACAAGGGGGAAGTTGGTGTAAATGAATTATCTAAACGGTTGGAAATTAAGATGCCTACCGTTAACAGCATGATGAAGAAGCTGGCTGAGAAAAAGCTGGTGCATTATGAAAGTTATAAGCCGTTACGGCTAACGGAGAAGGGGCGGAAAGAAGCAGGACTGATCATTCGCAAACACCGCCTTACCGAAATGTTCCTGGTAGAGAAAATGGGTTTTGGCTGGGAAGAGGTGCATGAGATCGCTGAACAGATTGAGCATATCCAAAGCGCCGCTTTCTTTGATAAAATGGATGTGTTGCTGGGTTATCCTAAGGTAGACCCGCATGGTTCGCCTATACCGGATAAAAGTGGCAAGTTAGTGTGGCGTAACTATCAGAAGCTAAGCAACTGTAAGGTGGGAGATACTATAACGCTGGCAGCAGTGATTGAATCTTCTACCGAATTCCTTACTTACCTGAATGGCAGGGAATTACGTTTGGGAATCAAGATTAAGATAAAGGCCATTGAGCCTTTTGACGGCAGCATGACGGTGAGTTATGGTAAAAATACGTCTGTGGTGCTGAGTAGTACCGTTACGGAACGCTTGCTGGGTGAGATGCTATAGCTGATTAAGGGCTTTACAGGGGTAGTTTCCTGCAAATTGCCTGTTTTCATATATCTGCCATGTATTATCCATACATCATCCATACGGCAGGCATGCTTAAAGCATATAGCTGGCAGGGAGTAAATAAGCACAATTTGCTACCTATTGCTACAAAACGAACAAATTGCTACCTGTAATAAAAAAGGGGAATCGCGATAAAAAGCGATTCCCCTTTTGGGTATCTGTAACCGTAGCCTGTGTTATTTCACCACCGGCAAAACGATTTTGCTGGGGTGGGCGGCGTCGTGATAAATTTTAATAGCAGACTTTTTAAAGTCTTCGTCTTTACAATGGTAGATATCTATAAACTGCTGTGGGTTTCTATCCATAATAGGGAACCAGGAGCTTTGCACCTGTACCATAATGCGGTGGCCTTTTTTAAAGGTATGGGCTACATCGGGTAAGGTATATTTCACCGAGGTGATTTTGCCGGGTACAAATGGCTCTGGTTTAGACAGGCTGTTGCGGAAGCGGCCGCGCATTATTTCGCCACGTACCAGCATCTGGTAACCATTCATGATATAGTTTTCTGGTAAGTATCCTTCTGTGTCTTTATAAGTGAATTTATCGGGGAATACATCTATCAGTTTTACCACAAAATCGGCATCGGTAGTGCTGATGCTTACCTGTAAATCGGCGGTAAGCGGGCCGGCCAGCGTTACATCTTCGGTAAGGGCTTCGGTGGTAAATACTAATACGTCGGGCCTGCGGGAAGCAAAGCGCTGATCGTCAGTCATATATTCGCGGGTTCTTCTGAAAAGAACATCTTCTGTATAGGGAACCGGTTTAGACGGGTCGCTTACATAATCGGTAAAGGAGCTGGCAGCTGTAGGTTTGGTCCATTGTAAACCACCTTTAGGCTGCAGGTACAAGCTTGCTTCCTGTACGCCGGCTGGTGGCCACTGGGGCAGTTGCTTCCAGGTATTTTCGCCGGTGAAAAAGATATTGGCTTCTTTAATACCGTCTATACGGCCCTGGCCTTTCAGGTAATAGTTGAAAAAAGGATGCTCCAGGTTGGCGGCGTACCATTCGCTGGTTTTGCTGCCAAACTGCACATTACCCAGATTGGCTCCATCGCCGCGTGCCCATTGGCCGTGAAACCAGGGGCCCATTACCAGTTTATTGTTGTTTTTGGCTTTGTTTTCTATGGCTTTGTAGGTGCTCCATGCGCCAAAGCAATCTTCTGCGTCAAATAAGCCACCTACTAACAGGGTAGCGGTGCTGTCGTTGATTACGCCTGTATGGGTGCGTGGGTTGCGTGCCTGCCACCAGCTGTCGTAGGTGGGATGGCTGTATAAATCTTTCCAGAACGCGATGCTATCACCCATTAAGCCGGCAAAATGCGATAACGCACCGGTGCGCAGGTAAAAGTCGTAACTGTCTTCTGTTGGGAAGGGGAAACCTTCTGGTCCTTTAGTGGTAGGCACGGGACGTGGTTTGCCAAAAGAGGAATAGAAGTTAAAAGCATCCATGAGACAAAATGCACCGTTGTGGTGGAAGTCGTCCCCCACAAACCAGTCGGTTACCGGTGCCTGCGGGCTTACTGCTTTTAATGCCGGGTGCTTGCTTAAAGCGCCCATGGTAGAGTAGAAGCCGGGATAAGAAATGCCGAATATGCCTACTTTACCATTGTTGCCGCTGATGTTTTTTACCAGCCAGTCGATAGTGTCGTAGGTATCGGAGGCCTCGTCTATGTCAGTGGGGGCTTTTTTATCGGGATTGAAAGGACGAACGTCTACAAAGGTGCCCTGGCTCATCCATCTGCCGCGGACGTCCTGTGTAACAAGGATATAGCCTTCTTTCAAATAATCTTTGTAATGGTTAGACCAGTAGTTTTTGTATTGTTTTGAGCCGTAGGGGGCGCAGGAATACGGTGTACGGGTCATTAATATGGGATGCTGTTCTGCATTGTCTTTGGGAATGTAGATGGAGGTGAACAGTTGTATGCCATCCCGCATGGGAATGTATTGCTCCAGTTTAATGTAGTTGTTTCTGAACCATGCAGAGTCTTCATTCTGGGCAAATGTTTTTAGCTGTGTGAATAACAGCAATAGCAGTAATAGTTTCCGGTTGTTCATGAATATATCTGGTTTATTACGGTAAGATAATAAAGATCATAAAAGGGATAAAGTATTAATGGCGGGAATAGGGGAGGTAAAGCAAAAAATCCGGCAGGAGGCCGGATTTTTTGTATATCGGTAAAGTATTGACTACTCAGGTACCTTAGTGATCTTTAATACGTTGGTAGGCAGGTGTAAATGAACTGGTGTAGAACCAGTGTTGATTACAGTGTCTCCAGCTTTAATAAAGCCGCCTTCGCGTAAAATTTTGATCTGATCGTCTACAATAGTATCCAGATCCTGCTCTCTATCATAATAGAAAGCGCGAACACCCCAGCTTAAGCTTAACTGGTTTACCAGGCTTTTTGATTTGGTAAAGATGAATAAAGGAGAACGTGGACGGTAGCTACTTAATACGAAGCCTGTGTAACCGCTTTGTGTCATACCTACTAACGCGTCTGCTTTTACGTCTTTAGACATGTTACATGCGTTGTAGCAAATAGCATCACTTAAGAAGTTAGGGGAGTGTGGTTGTGGTTTCAGATCTTCTTCCCTGTCGTAACGGTACTCGGTTCTTTCCACTTCCATAATGATCTTGCGCATGGTTTCTACTACCAGTGCAGGGTGTTTGCCCGCAGCGGTTTCAGCGCTTAACATTACCGCATCGGCACCTTCCAGTACAGCGTTAGCCACGTCGGTGATTTCGCTACGGTTTGGTTTGATACCGGTGATCATGCTTTCCATCATTTGGGTAGCTACGATTACAGGCTTCGCTCTGTGGATAGATTTGCGGATGATATCACGCTGCGCCATAGGTACTTTTTCTACAGGCAGTTCCACACCCAAATCGCCACGGGCAACCATCACGGCGTCTGATTCGCGGATGATAGCGCGGATATCAGCCATTGCGGATGGCATTTCTATTTTAGCGATTACTTTTAAAGTACTGTTTCTGTCAGCCAGTCTTTTTTTCAGGTCAATGATGTCCTGTGATTTTCTTACGAAAGACAGTGCCAGCCAATCTACCTGCTGACCCAGGATAAATTCCAGATCAACGATATCTTTTTCGGTCAATGCCGGTAAAGAGATAGCGGTATCAGGCAGGTTAACGCCTTTTTTAGGTAACAGGTTACCACCATAGGTAACTGCTACTTTTACGTCACCTTCTTTAGTGATTTCAATTACCACTACTTCCAGCTTACCGTC encodes the following:
- a CDS encoding TonB-dependent receptor plug domain-containing protein, with product MTKHTYITLTLLCITSFVRSQAPSQADTLAAKTDLDEMVVTGTMKLTRRTDSPIPVEVVTHQFFRKNPAPCLFESVGMINGVQPQLNCNVCNTGDIHINGMEGPYTMVLIDGMPIVSSLSTVYGLSGIPNSIVDRVEIVKGPASSLYGSEAMGGIINIITKNPEKAPRISADVFTTSWLEHNIDLGSKFRLAKASILAGVNYFNYQHPQDKNGDGFTDVTLQNRLSVFNKWKFQRKENREASIAARYVTEDRWGGQMNWSKKWSGSDSVYGESINTNRWEFISMYQLPVKEKIMLQLSWNWHRQNSWYGIHPYNAIQRVAFAQAYWDKQFGLFHNFLLGATYRYTYYDDNTPGTSNANGSNNPMKTPLPGVFIQDEWSFRPHHTLLAGYRYDYDNVHGHIHSPRVAYKWSPNSNHTVRASFGTGFRVVNLFTEDHSALTGAREVVIAEALRPERSYNSNLNYVHKIRLQRTTINLDITGFYSYFTNKIIGDFDTDPSKIIYQNLHGYAISRGISLNTDITLPVPLKIIAGVTFMNVYQIQDNNGKQDKIQQLHAPKWSGNLVATYTFPHAFIVDITAKCNGPMRLPVFPNDYRPEYSPWYCLANIQLTKKFSNTLEVYGGIKNLFNFIPSYALMRPFDPFDKYVNDPVNNPYGYTFETSYNYAPMQGMKAFAGIRYTFQ
- a CDS encoding metal-dependent transcriptional regulator, with amino-acid sequence MNSLTEENYLKALFSLADDKGEVGVNELSKRLEIKMPTVNSMMKKLAEKKLVHYESYKPLRLTEKGRKEAGLIIRKHRLTEMFLVEKMGFGWEEVHEIAEQIEHIQSAAFFDKMDVLLGYPKVDPHGSPIPDKSGKLVWRNYQKLSNCKVGDTITLAAVIESSTEFLTYLNGRELRLGIKIKIKAIEPFDGSMTVSYGKNTSVVLSSTVTERLLGEML
- a CDS encoding CocE/NonD family hydrolase, with the translated sequence MNNRKLLLLLLLFTQLKTFAQNEDSAWFRNNYIKLEQYIPMRDGIQLFTSIYIPKDNAEQHPILMTRTPYSCAPYGSKQYKNYWSNHYKDYLKEGYILVTQDVRGRWMSQGTFVDVRPFNPDKKAPTDIDEASDTYDTIDWLVKNISGNNGKVGIFGISYPGFYSTMGALSKHPALKAVSPQAPVTDWFVGDDFHHNGAFCLMDAFNFYSSFGKPRPVPTTKGPEGFPFPTEDSYDFYLRTGALSHFAGLMGDSIAFWKDLYSHPTYDSWWQARNPRTHTGVINDSTATLLVGGLFDAEDCFGAWSTYKAIENKAKNNNKLVMGPWFHGQWARGDGANLGNVQFGSKTSEWYAANLEHPFFNYYLKGQGRIDGIKEANIFFTGENTWKQLPQWPPAGVQEASLYLQPKGGLQWTKPTAASSFTDYVSDPSKPVPYTEDVLFRRTREYMTDDQRFASRRPDVLVFTTEALTEDVTLAGPLTADLQVSISTTDADFVVKLIDVFPDKFTYKDTEGYLPENYIMNGYQMLVRGEIMRGRFRNSLSKPEPFVPGKITSVKYTLPDVAHTFKKGHRIMVQVQSSWFPIMDRNPQQFIDIYHCKDEDFKKSAIKIYHDAAHPSKIVLPVVK
- the pyk gene encoding pyruvate kinase, with product MSNNVDSYLQKQLEKQAVTESAFHRTKIVATVGPACDTYDKLLELVKAGVNVFRLNFSHGTHEDKASIIQHILKINETEKQNISILADLQGPKLRVGEIQNGSLEIKTGDILTFTSKEKVVGTKEKIYVSYPNLHEDVKVGDKILIDDGKLEVVVIEITKEGDVKVAVTYGGNLLPKKGVNLPDTAISLPALTEKDIVDLEFILGQQVDWLALSFVRKSQDIIDLKKRLADRNSTLKVIAKIEMPSAMADIRAIIRESDAVMVARGDLGVELPVEKVPMAQRDIIRKSIHRAKPVIVATQMMESMITGIKPNRSEITDVANAVLEGADAVMLSAETAAGKHPALVVETMRKIIMEVERTEYRYDREEDLKPQPHSPNFLSDAICYNACNMSKDVKADALVGMTQSGYTGFVLSSYRPRSPLFIFTKSKSLVNQLSLSWGVRAFYYDREQDLDTIVDDQIKILREGGFIKAGDTVINTGSTPVHLHLPTNVLKITKVPE